Proteins encoded within one genomic window of Pygocentrus nattereri isolate fPygNat1 chromosome 9, fPygNat1.pri, whole genome shotgun sequence:
- the LOC108438085 gene encoding bryoporin-like has translation MADIASAIIAGVSLLGTTIEQISRNVETERNVAIQISTYSKKYILKNPRVITTSGYTHSPPQPTVRKETRESCSFTKRPHTACGSAGVLTYDICVDNKSKAIKCLAIMFSVPYDYNQYENRFALGLFDASQSCDESLFNMMYNGNGPFIRDKCSSSEQKYSEQNFTLKGTMSPRAQAILKMEFWYNDPCRHSH, from the exons ATGGCAGATATAGCATCTGCCATCATCGCCGGAGTGTCACTGTTAGGAACCACTATTGAACAGATATCCAGAAATGtggaaacagagagaaatgtTGCCATTCAAATCAGCACCTacagcaaaaaatatattttaaagaatCCAAG GGTCATCACCACCTCTGGCTACACCCACAGCCCCCCACAGCCTACAGTCAGGAAAGAAACAAGGGAATCTTGTTCTTTTACCAAAAGACCTCACACAGCCTGTGGCTCCGCAGGAGTCCTGACATACGACATCTGTGTCGATAATAAGAGCAAGGCCATTAAATGCCTGGCCATCATGTTCTCTGTTCCTTATGACTACAATCAGTATGAGAACCGGTTTGCTCTGGGCCTTTTCGATGCCAGCCAATCCTGTGATGAGTCTCTGTTCAACATGATGTACAATGGCAATGGTCCTTTCATCAGAGATAAGTGTTCAAGCAGTGAGCAAAAGTATTCAGAACAAAATTTTACTCTGAAGGGAACAATGTCTCCCAGAGCCCAAGCCATCCTTAAGATGGAATTTTGGTATAATGATCCATGCAGACATTCCCATTAA